Proteins encoded within one genomic window of Vanrija pseudolonga chromosome 3, complete sequence:
- the PLAA_1 gene encoding Phospholipase A-2-activating protein has translation MGKDFKLALTLHGHSADVRYLNVPDPTIPLLLSSSRDGSAIVWGPSNDDPKQWDAKLRVEELERNYVSCVTLVRYEGQAYLLIGSSTGLLSSYILPSLDSAPPAFDAPTLQPHHTLIEHRQNLCSIDSSKGGLIATGSWDKTVIVWKDFKKAIQIETHTQAVWAVKFVGEDRLLTASADKTITLHAIDVVNGKSHPLQTYTGHSQPVRGLSLRPDGTGFWSCANDSLVNVYSFDKPAPVHSLSGHTSFVYSVSAFPDGSGAVSAGEDGALRVWSETELVQTINHPTMSLWSSAVVPARNGSEYYVASAAADTTIRFFTRSEDLEASLTEQEVWNNEVAQRKLDKSQVGDVKHSDLPGMEALARPGKSDGQVIMIKNNDQVEAYQWSQSETTWQQVGQVVDAIGSGRKQLYDGKEWDYVFDVHIAEGVPPLKLPYKVSENPFIAAQRFLEKNELSSGYIDQVVDFIHKNTGGVQLGTGGGGDTFVDPFTGASRYTGGGVSTGSTGGSDPFTGGSRYTGGGVSTGSAPAAYYGGADPLTGGSSYTSTPAPITKILPIQSFLSFKKINAAAAKGKVDQFNTEIKASNPNLAIDDARLASLNEAIFIVSSDKVASSESYDPKLLLSLAVSWDAAHRFPLVDILRVLALQSPAFGAVDSAPADLLKAGGWGEAWAGSKPQVTNQLLALRAIANLYNTETGRSTVANASDHGLLKELIKGRTWEQIGTAKQPFATVVLNHSVLAVNGKLPSSQAAALLSLIVHVLSNEVADSETIYRAAVALGNLLSSPISGSLAVGEVQRGKDLVSSRGAKLGEKRLTDLATEIGSLGA, from the exons ATGGGAAAGGACTTCAAGCTCGCTCTCACCCTCCATGGTCACTCGGCCGATGTCCGATACCTAAACGTTCCGGACCCTACcatccccctcctcctctcgtcATCGCGCGATGGCTCCGCCATTGTCTGGGGGCCTTCCAACGATGACCCGAAGCAGTGGGACGCAAAGCTTCGCGTAgaggagctggagcgcaACTACGTGAGCTGTGTTACGCTCGTTCGTTATGAGGGACAGG CCTACCTTCTTATCGGCTCCTCCACCGGCCTGCTGTCGTCTTACATCCTACCTTCGCTTGATTCGGCCCCTCCTGCCTTTGACGCGCCTACTCTCCAGCCGCATCACACCCTCATCGAGCACCGCCAGAACCTCTGCTCAATCGACTCGAGCAAGGGCGGCCTCATCGCGACCGGCAGCTGGGACAAGACTGTGATCGTTTGGAAGGATTTCAAGAAGGCTATTCAGATTGAGACCCATACCCAGGCTGTCTGGGCGGTCAAGTTTGTTGGAGAGGACCGTCTTCTGACCG CATCGGCGGATAAGACCATCACTCTGCACGCCATTGACGTGGTGAATGGGAAGTCGCACCCTCTTCAAACCTACACTGGACATAGCCAGCCTGTGCGCGGCCTCAGCCTTCGTCCGGACGGCACTGGGTTCTGGAGTTGCGCCAACGACAGCCTTGTGAATGTCTACTCGTTCGACAAGCCCGCACCCGTTCATTCGCTGTCTGGCCACACGTCCTTCGTCTACTCCGTCTCTGCGTTCCCCGATGGTTCCGGAGCTGTCAGCgcgggcgaggatggcgctCTGCGTGTGTGGTCCGAGACTGAGCTCGTTCAGACCATCAACCACCCCACCATGTCGCTGTGGTCTTCAGCCGTGGTTCCTGCCCGTAACGGCTCGGAGTACTATGTcgcctctgctgctgccgatACTACGATCCGATTCTTTACGCGGTCAGAGGACCTGGAGGCGTCCTTGACAGAACAGGAAGTCTGGAACAACGAGGTTGCGCAGCGCAAGCTTGACAA GAGCCAGGTTGGCGACGTGAAGCACTCTGATTTGCCCGGAATGGAGGCTTTGGCTCGTCCAG GGAAGAGCGACGGTCAGGTCATCATGATTAAGAATAACGACCAGGTTGAGGCGTACCAG TGGTCTCAATCCGAGACTACCTGGCAGCAGGTGGGACAGGTGGTTGATGCCATTGGTTCGGGCCGCAAGCAGCTCTATGACGGCAAGGAATGGGACTACGTCTTTGACGTCCACATTGCTGAGGGTGTCCCACCCCTCAAGCTGCCATACAAAGTCTCTG AGAACCCGTTCATTGCCGCTCAACGCTTCCTCGAAAAGAATGAGCTGTCATCAGGTTACATTGACCAGGTCGTTGATTTCATTCACAAGAACACGGGTGGTGTTCAACTTGGcactggtggtggcggagaCACCTTTGTGGACCCCTTCACCGGCGCTTCGCGATACACTGGCGGCGGTGTTTCCACTGGCAGCACTGGGGGATCGGACCCATTCACTGGCGGCTCTCGCTACACTGGTGGTGGAGTCTCGACTGGTTCTGCACCTGCGGCCTACTATGGCGGGGCGGACCCTCTTACTG GTGGCTCATCCTACACTTCTACCCCCGCTCCCATTACCAAAATCCTCCCCATCCAGAGCTTCCTGTCGTTCAAGAAGATCAACGCAGCGGCCGCGAAGGGCAAGGTGGACCAGTTCAACACTGAGATCAAGGCATCGAAC CCCAAtctcgccatcgacgacgctAGGCTGGCTAGCCTGAACGAGGCCATTTTCATCGTCTCCTCTGACAAGGTGGCATCGTCAGAAAGCTACGACCCCAAGCTCCTTCTTTCTCTTGCGGTGTCCTGGGATGCCGCTCACCGCTTCCCCT TGGTAGACATTCTCAGGGTGCTCGCACTGCAGTCTCCAGCCTTTGGTGCTGTTGACTCTGCGCCAGCAGATCTTTTGAAGGCTGGCGGTTGGGGCGAGGCCTGGGCGGGCTCCAAGCCCCAGGTGACCAACcagctccttgccctccgTGCCATTGCCAACCTGTACAACACCGAAACCGGCAGATCTACAGTGGCCAACGCGAGCGACCATGGCCTTCTCAAGGAGCTGATCAAGGGCAGGACCTGGGAGCAAATTGGCACAGCTAAGCAGCCCTTTGCAACTGTGGTGCTGAA CCATTCGGTTCTTGCTGTCAATGGCAAGCTGCCGTCATCTCAGGCCGCTGCTCTCCTCTCGTTGATCGTCCAT GTGCTGTCAAACGAGGTCGCTGACAGCGAGACAATCTACCGCGCGGCTGTCGCTCTCGGCAACCTGCTTTCGTCGCCAATCAGCGGTAGCCTTGCAGTCGGAGAGGTTCAGCGGGGCAAGGACCTGGTATCGTCCCGTGGGGCCAAGCTGGGCGAGAAGCGCCTCACCGACCTGGCGACCGAGATCGGATCGCTCGGCGCTTAG
- the PLAA_1 gene encoding Phospholipase A-2-activating protein yields MGKDFKLALTLHGHSADVRYLNVPDPTIPLLLSSSRDGSAIVWGPSNDDPKQWDAKLRVEELERNYVSCVTLVRYEGQAYLLIGSSTGLLSSYILPSLDSAPPAFDAPTLQPHHTLIEHRQNLCSIDSSKGGLIATGSWDKTVIVWKDFKKAIQIETHTQAVWAVKFVGEDRLLTASADKTITLHAIDVVNGKSHPLQTYTGHSQPVRGLSLRPDGTGFWSCANDSLVNVYSFDKPAPVHSLSGHTSFVYSVSAFPDGSGAVSAGEDGALRVWSETELVQTINHPTMSLWSSAVVPARNGSEYYVASAAADTTIRFFTRSEDLEASLTEQEVWNNEVAQRKLDKSQVGDVKHSDLPGMEALARPGKSDGQVIMIKNNDQVEAYQWSQSETTWQQVGQVVDAIGSGRKQLYDGKEWDYVFDVHIAEGVPPLKLPYKVSENPFIAAQRFLEKNELSSGYIDQVVDFIHKNTGGVQLGTGGGGDTFVDPFTGASRYTGGGVSTGSTGGSDPFTGGSRYTGGGVSTGSAPAAYYGGADPLTGGSSYTSTPAPITKILPIQSFLSFKKINAAAAKGKVDQFNTEIKASNVSSLEGTRRWFADNVKPNLAIDDARLASLNEAIFIVSSDKVASSESYDPKLLLSLAVSWDAAHRFPLVDILRVLALQSPAFGAVDSAPADLLKAGGWGEAWAGSKPQVTNQLLALRAIANLYNTETGRSTVANASDHGLLKELIKGRTWEQIGTAKQPFATVVLNHSVLAVNGKLPSSQAAALLSLIVHVLSNEVADSETIYRAAVALGNLLSSPISGSLAVGEVQRGKDLVSSRGAKLGEKRLTDLATEIGSLGA; encoded by the exons ATGGGAAAGGACTTCAAGCTCGCTCTCACCCTCCATGGTCACTCGGCCGATGTCCGATACCTAAACGTTCCGGACCCTACcatccccctcctcctctcgtcATCGCGCGATGGCTCCGCCATTGTCTGGGGGCCTTCCAACGATGACCCGAAGCAGTGGGACGCAAAGCTTCGCGTAgaggagctggagcgcaACTACGTGAGCTGTGTTACGCTCGTTCGTTATGAGGGACAGG CCTACCTTCTTATCGGCTCCTCCACCGGCCTGCTGTCGTCTTACATCCTACCTTCGCTTGATTCGGCCCCTCCTGCCTTTGACGCGCCTACTCTCCAGCCGCATCACACCCTCATCGAGCACCGCCAGAACCTCTGCTCAATCGACTCGAGCAAGGGCGGCCTCATCGCGACCGGCAGCTGGGACAAGACTGTGATCGTTTGGAAGGATTTCAAGAAGGCTATTCAGATTGAGACCCATACCCAGGCTGTCTGGGCGGTCAAGTTTGTTGGAGAGGACCGTCTTCTGACCG CATCGGCGGATAAGACCATCACTCTGCACGCCATTGACGTGGTGAATGGGAAGTCGCACCCTCTTCAAACCTACACTGGACATAGCCAGCCTGTGCGCGGCCTCAGCCTTCGTCCGGACGGCACTGGGTTCTGGAGTTGCGCCAACGACAGCCTTGTGAATGTCTACTCGTTCGACAAGCCCGCACCCGTTCATTCGCTGTCTGGCCACACGTCCTTCGTCTACTCCGTCTCTGCGTTCCCCGATGGTTCCGGAGCTGTCAGCgcgggcgaggatggcgctCTGCGTGTGTGGTCCGAGACTGAGCTCGTTCAGACCATCAACCACCCCACCATGTCGCTGTGGTCTTCAGCCGTGGTTCCTGCCCGTAACGGCTCGGAGTACTATGTcgcctctgctgctgccgatACTACGATCCGATTCTTTACGCGGTCAGAGGACCTGGAGGCGTCCTTGACAGAACAGGAAGTCTGGAACAACGAGGTTGCGCAGCGCAAGCTTGACAA GAGCCAGGTTGGCGACGTGAAGCACTCTGATTTGCCCGGAATGGAGGCTTTGGCTCGTCCAG GGAAGAGCGACGGTCAGGTCATCATGATTAAGAATAACGACCAGGTTGAGGCGTACCAG TGGTCTCAATCCGAGACTACCTGGCAGCAGGTGGGACAGGTGGTTGATGCCATTGGTTCGGGCCGCAAGCAGCTCTATGACGGCAAGGAATGGGACTACGTCTTTGACGTCCACATTGCTGAGGGTGTCCCACCCCTCAAGCTGCCATACAAAGTCTCTG AGAACCCGTTCATTGCCGCTCAACGCTTCCTCGAAAAGAATGAGCTGTCATCAGGTTACATTGACCAGGTCGTTGATTTCATTCACAAGAACACGGGTGGTGTTCAACTTGGcactggtggtggcggagaCACCTTTGTGGACCCCTTCACCGGCGCTTCGCGATACACTGGCGGCGGTGTTTCCACTGGCAGCACTGGGGGATCGGACCCATTCACTGGCGGCTCTCGCTACACTGGTGGTGGAGTCTCGACTGGTTCTGCACCTGCGGCCTACTATGGCGGGGCGGACCCTCTTACTG GTGGCTCATCCTACACTTCTACCCCCGCTCCCATTACCAAAATCCTCCCCATCCAGAGCTTCCTGTCGTTCAAGAAGATCAACGCAGCGGCCGCGAAGGGCAAGGTGGACCAGTTCAACACTGAGATCAAGGCATCGAACGTGAGCAGTTTAGAAGGCACGCGGAGGTGGTTTGCTGATAACGTCAAGCCCAAtctcgccatcgacgacgctAGGCTGGCTAGCCTGAACGAGGCCATTTTCATCGTCTCCTCTGACAAGGTGGCATCGTCAGAAAGCTACGACCCCAAGCTCCTTCTTTCTCTTGCGGTGTCCTGGGATGCCGCTCACCGCTTCCCCT TGGTAGACATTCTCAGGGTGCTCGCACTGCAGTCTCCAGCCTTTGGTGCTGTTGACTCTGCGCCAGCAGATCTTTTGAAGGCTGGCGGTTGGGGCGAGGCCTGGGCGGGCTCCAAGCCCCAGGTGACCAACcagctccttgccctccgTGCCATTGCCAACCTGTACAACACCGAAACCGGCAGATCTACAGTGGCCAACGCGAGCGACCATGGCCTTCTCAAGGAGCTGATCAAGGGCAGGACCTGGGAGCAAATTGGCACAGCTAAGCAGCCCTTTGCAACTGTGGTGCTGAA CCATTCGGTTCTTGCTGTCAATGGCAAGCTGCCGTCATCTCAGGCCGCTGCTCTCCTCTCGTTGATCGTCCAT GTGCTGTCAAACGAGGTCGCTGACAGCGAGACAATCTACCGCGCGGCTGTCGCTCTCGGCAACCTGCTTTCGTCGCCAATCAGCGGTAGCCTTGCAGTCGGAGAGGTTCAGCGGGGCAAGGACCTGGTATCGTCCCGTGGGGCCAAGCTGGGCGAGAAGCGCCTCACCGACCTGGCGACCGAGATCGGATCGCTCGGCGCTTAG
- the SPAC4A8.06c_3 gene encoding AB hydrolase superfamily protein encodes MPDFLTSQVAMTAGPLVLETFLKHYLTPRKYRKDRNGKDTARVEFMYDEAFNVLKNFLDISTHHTVTALQELSQTRTPSPPWVAVHRCSIPHTTLSQAADYLVEGFGGEEMAYRVAGGVKWWQVRAGKGVEAEWIAMRSEYKEAVELDHKKKSAAKSEGDDDEFLPEMDRLRCILYSEFLSGLGDRDGKLIDSVHGGAYYWGSINTHRYSIWRYARKINGRCFAVNYRKAPQYPFPCAIQDCLAAWLYLVDPPPGAEHKPVDPKNIVIAGDSAGGGLVLALLQILRDVQGLDLPAGAALISPWSDLTHSFPSILQNTATDVVPPYSFIHKPSSLWPPPPPALTEEMQHGISLKVKEAVSKLRGSQAKPTERAKHLDTGRQTPLSRQVSSTGSIHTADPDAPGKLKAFFQQNRALLEGDKELKSNASRANPAAPWDHLASRSTEGDVAGRDASTLAQCADPLRVQVGKDTIALDTQVQLYATNAQLCHPWVSPVLGYLGGLPPLYVMCGDNEVLRDEIIYLAHKAAHPEKHPVREDVKKLLPSLQGIEDKYGPTDVHLQVYDGVGHDLPLFSMTKPARGTYRAIATFVRRVTPRNRASSSPVTTSGDVTPEGERRFFNGTEEVDSPQVATDSSTPANAPFAAEASATQQQAIPGDDLARQLEDLSTQDTAGRTDRRSKRTSIMMPALKPVDTSSATSPLSPSPLSATSRRSVWRHSTFFAGSGTATPADKAAPVKEVPANVAGPRFELQKGKREKAKPGEAGYSGVYAGANPFTDHMIRERVDFDGVCRPLEPESELGAMTMPADEIGMIKAGPALRYAEGQSIWDHKYRRQRRKVAKRREHNLATAKSRDLSHILKHWENRASQLTPEELAAIRKDAEESSRSRQAASTSAEVESDTSPGSSSDEPGGHAVHRASTVPDETWYWQWALHNEAPPPSAIVSRRDLPEGRKLALMADRIESKDGSGSFTLPIWVALNSFFSDASDRKKVHDGMRNAKKAADAKHGSKTEA; translated from the exons ATGCCCGACTTCCTAACGTCCCAAGTGGCCATGACGG CCGGGCCCCTTGTGCTGGAGACCTTCCTCAAGCACTACCTGACCCCCAGGAAGTACCGCAAGGACCGCAACGGCAAGGACACGGCCAGGGTGGAATTCATGTACGATGAAG CCTTCAATGTGCTAAAG AACTTCCTGGATATCTCCACGCA TCACACCGTAACGGCTCTGCAAGAGCTGAGTCAAACGCGAACTCCATCACCGCCATGGGTGGCCGTTCACCGGTGTTCGATCCCTCACACGACACTGTCTCAGGCTGCAGACTACCTGGTGGAGGGCTTTGGCGGAGAGGAAATGGCCTACAGGGTTGCAGGTGGAGTCAAGTGGTGGCAAGTCCGTGCGGGAAAGGGTGTCGAAGCAGAGTGGATCGCTATGCGCAGCGAGTACAAGGAGGCGGTTGAGCTCGACCACAAGAAGAAGTCGGCGGCTAAATCGGAgggggacgacgatgagT TCCTTCCCGAGATGGACCGGCTTCGCTGTATCCTGTACAGTGAGTTCCTTTCTGGCCTGGGCGACAGAGACGGAAAGCTAATCGACTCAGTTCACGGCGGCGCCTACTACTGGGGCTCCATCAACACCCATCGTTATTCTATCTGGCGCTACGCTCGCAAGATCAATGGGCGCTGCTTTGCCGTAAACTACCGCA AGGCCCCGCAGTACCCTTTCCCCTGCGCCATTCAAGACTGTCTGGCCGCATGGCtctacctcgtcgacccaccACCAGGTGCAGAGCACAAGCCAGTCGACCCCAAGAACATTGTCATTGCAGGCGACTCGGCAGGCGGAGGCTTGGTCCTTGCGTTGCTGCAGATTCTTCGTGACGTCCAAGGTCTCGATCTGCCTGCGGGCGCTGCGTTGATCAGCCCG TGGTCCGATCTTACCCACAGCTTTCCCAGCATTCTACAGAACACCGCCACT GATGTTGTTCCGCCCTACAGTTTCATTCAC AAACCCTCATCTCTGtggccacctccacccccaGCCCTCACGGAGGAGATGCAGCATGGTATCAGCCTGaaggtcaaggaggccgtCTCGAAACTCCGAGGGTCGCAGGCCAAACCTACGGAGCGCGCGAAGCATTTGGACACGGGGCGTCAAACACCCCTCTCCCGACAGGTGTCTTCGACCGGATCTATCCATACCGCCGACCCCGATGCTCCAGGCAAACTGAAAGCCTTCTTCCAACAGAACAGAGCACTGTTGGAGGGAGATAAGGAGCTGAAGTCGAATGCGTCCCGTGCAAATCCCGCGGCGCCTTGGGATCATCTCGCCTCACGCTCCACCGAAGGCGATGTGGCTGGTCGCGATGCTTCCACTCTTGCTCAGTGTGCCGACCCGCTGCGAGTGCAGGTGGGCAAGGACACAATTGCTCTCGACACGCAGGTTCAGCTATATGCCACCAACGCCCAGCTGTGCCACCCATGGGTATCTCCTGTGCTGGGCTATCTCGGAGGTCTTCCTCCGCTGTACGTCATGTGCGGCGACAATGAGGTGTTGCGCGACGAAATCATCTACCT GGCACACAAAGCAGCGCATCCCGAAAAGCACCCAGTTCGGGAGGACGTCAAGAAACTGCTTCCCTCGCTTCAGGGCATTGAGGACAAGTACGGGCCGACGGATGTGCATCTTCAAGTGTatgacggcgtcggccacgACCTGCCACTATTCTCCATGACAAAACCAGCCCGTGGCACCTACCGTGCCATCGCCACGTTCGTGCGAAGAGTCACGCCTCGCAACAGAGCATCTTCCTCTCCTGTCACCACCTCGGGTGATGTTACGccggagggcgagcgccggTTCTTCAATGGCACTGAGGAAGTGGACTCACCGCAAGTCGCCACCGACAGCTCAACCCCTGCCAACGCTCCCTTTGCCGCCGAGGCTTCGGCTACGCAACAACAGGCTATTCCTGGAGATGACTTGGCTCGTCAGCTTGAAGACCTATCCACTCAGGACACAGCAGGTCGCACCGATCGCAGGTCCAAAAGAACGTCTATCATGATGCCTGCTTTAAAACCCGTGGATACGTCGTCTGCAACCTCGCCGTTGTCTCCTTCGCCCCTGTCCGCTACGTCGCGCCGATCTGTCTGGAGACATTCGACGTTCTTTGCCGGCTCGGGTACCGCGACGCCCGCTGACAAGGCGGCTCCCGTCAAGGAGGTTCCTGCCAATGTTGCAGGACCGCGCTTTGAGCTCCAAAAGGGCAAGCGggagaaggccaagccgGGTGAGGCGGGCTACAGTGGAGTGTATGCCGGTGCGAAC CCATTCACGGACCACATGAttcgcgagcgcgtcgacttTGATGGCGTGTGTCGCCCGTTGGAGCCTGAATCCGAGCTGGGTGCGATGACGATGCCCGCGGACGAGATCGGCATGATCAAGGCTGGTCCTGCTCTGCGATATGCGGAGGGCCAGTCCATCTGGGATCACAAATATCGCCGTCAaaggaggaaggtggcgaAGCGCCGTGAACACAACCTGGCCACCGCGAAAAGCCGCGATCTCAGTCACATCCTGAAGCACTGGGAAAACCGTGCTTCCCAACTGACGCCTGAGGAGCTTGCTGCCATTCGCAAGGATGCCGAAGAGAGCTCTCGGTCTCGTCAAGCTGCCAGCACATCTGCTGAGGTCGAGAGTGATACCAGCCCGGGTAGCTCCTCGGATGAACCGGGAGGCCACGCCGTACACCGAGCGTCCACGGTGCCCGATGAAACCTGGTATTGGCAATGGGCACTGCATAACGAGGCCCCTCCTCCCAGTGCAATTGTCAGCAGGCGCGATCTG CCTGAAGGGCGAAAGCTGGCTCTTATGGCCGATCGCATTGAGTCGAAGGACGGCTCCGGGTCGTTCACGCTTCCAATCTGGGTGGCTCTTAACTCGTTCTTCTCAGACGCATCTGATCGCAAGAAGGTACACGACGGCATGCGCAATGCAAAGAAGGCGGCGGATGCTAAGCACGGTAGCAAGACAGAAGCCTAG
- the SPAC4A8.06c_3 gene encoding AB hydrolase superfamily protein: MPDFLTSQVAMTAGPLVLETFLKHYLTPRKYRKDRNGKDTARVEFMYDEAFNVLKNFLDISTHHTVTALQELSQTRTPSPPWVAVHRCSIPHTTLSQAADYLVEGFGGEEMAYRVAGGVKWWQVRAGKGVEAEWIAMRSEYKEAVELDHKKKSAAKSEGDDDEFLPEMDRLRCILYIHGGAYYWGSINTHRYSIWRYARKINGRCFAVNYRKAPQYPFPCAIQDCLAAWLYLVDPPPGAEHKPVDPKNIVIAGDSAGGGLVLALLQILRDVQGLDLPAGAALISPWSDLTHSFPSILQNTATDVVPPYSFIHKPSSLWPPPPPALTEEMQHGISLKVKEAVSKLRGSQAKPTERAKHLDTGRQTPLSRQVSSTGSIHTADPDAPGKLKAFFQQNRALLEGDKELKSNASRANPAAPWDHLASRSTEGDVAGRDASTLAQCADPLRVQVGKDTIALDTQVQLYATNAQLCHPWVSPVLGYLGGLPPLYVMCGDNEVLRDEIIYLAHKAAHPEKHPVREDVKKLLPSLQGIEDKYGPTDVHLQVYDGVGHDLPLFSMTKPARGTYRAIATFVRRVTPRNRASSSPVTTSGDVTPEGERRFFNGTEEVDSPQVATDSSTPANAPFAAEASATQQQAIPGDDLARQLEDLSTQDTAGRTDRRSKRTSIMMPALKPVDTSSATSPLSPSPLSATSRRSVWRHSTFFAGSGTATPADKAAPVKEVPANVAGPRFELQKGKREKAKPGEAGYSGVYAGANPFTDHMIRERVDFDGVCRPLEPESELGAMTMPADEIGMIKAGPALRYAEGQSIWDHKYRRQRRKVAKRREHNLATAKSRDLSHILKHWENRASQLTPEELAAIRKDAEESSRSRQAASTSAEVESDTSPGSSSDEPGGHAVHRASTVPDETWYWQWALHNEAPPPSAIVSRRDLPEGRKLALMADRIESKDGSGSFTLPIWVALNSFFSDASDRKKVHDGMRNAKKAADAKHGSKTEA, encoded by the exons ATGCCCGACTTCCTAACGTCCCAAGTGGCCATGACGG CCGGGCCCCTTGTGCTGGAGACCTTCCTCAAGCACTACCTGACCCCCAGGAAGTACCGCAAGGACCGCAACGGCAAGGACACGGCCAGGGTGGAATTCATGTACGATGAAG CCTTCAATGTGCTAAAG AACTTCCTGGATATCTCCACGCA TCACACCGTAACGGCTCTGCAAGAGCTGAGTCAAACGCGAACTCCATCACCGCCATGGGTGGCCGTTCACCGGTGTTCGATCCCTCACACGACACTGTCTCAGGCTGCAGACTACCTGGTGGAGGGCTTTGGCGGAGAGGAAATGGCCTACAGGGTTGCAGGTGGAGTCAAGTGGTGGCAAGTCCGTGCGGGAAAGGGTGTCGAAGCAGAGTGGATCGCTATGCGCAGCGAGTACAAGGAGGCGGTTGAGCTCGACCACAAGAAGAAGTCGGCGGCTAAATCGGAgggggacgacgatgagT TCCTTCCCGAGATGGACCGGCTTCGCTGTATCCTGTACA TTCACGGCGGCGCCTACTACTGGGGCTCCATCAACACCCATCGTTATTCTATCTGGCGCTACGCTCGCAAGATCAATGGGCGCTGCTTTGCCGTAAACTACCGCA AGGCCCCGCAGTACCCTTTCCCCTGCGCCATTCAAGACTGTCTGGCCGCATGGCtctacctcgtcgacccaccACCAGGTGCAGAGCACAAGCCAGTCGACCCCAAGAACATTGTCATTGCAGGCGACTCGGCAGGCGGAGGCTTGGTCCTTGCGTTGCTGCAGATTCTTCGTGACGTCCAAGGTCTCGATCTGCCTGCGGGCGCTGCGTTGATCAGCCCG TGGTCCGATCTTACCCACAGCTTTCCCAGCATTCTACAGAACACCGCCACT GATGTTGTTCCGCCCTACAGTTTCATTCAC AAACCCTCATCTCTGtggccacctccacccccaGCCCTCACGGAGGAGATGCAGCATGGTATCAGCCTGaaggtcaaggaggccgtCTCGAAACTCCGAGGGTCGCAGGCCAAACCTACGGAGCGCGCGAAGCATTTGGACACGGGGCGTCAAACACCCCTCTCCCGACAGGTGTCTTCGACCGGATCTATCCATACCGCCGACCCCGATGCTCCAGGCAAACTGAAAGCCTTCTTCCAACAGAACAGAGCACTGTTGGAGGGAGATAAGGAGCTGAAGTCGAATGCGTCCCGTGCAAATCCCGCGGCGCCTTGGGATCATCTCGCCTCACGCTCCACCGAAGGCGATGTGGCTGGTCGCGATGCTTCCACTCTTGCTCAGTGTGCCGACCCGCTGCGAGTGCAGGTGGGCAAGGACACAATTGCTCTCGACACGCAGGTTCAGCTATATGCCACCAACGCCCAGCTGTGCCACCCATGGGTATCTCCTGTGCTGGGCTATCTCGGAGGTCTTCCTCCGCTGTACGTCATGTGCGGCGACAATGAGGTGTTGCGCGACGAAATCATCTACCT GGCACACAAAGCAGCGCATCCCGAAAAGCACCCAGTTCGGGAGGACGTCAAGAAACTGCTTCCCTCGCTTCAGGGCATTGAGGACAAGTACGGGCCGACGGATGTGCATCTTCAAGTGTatgacggcgtcggccacgACCTGCCACTATTCTCCATGACAAAACCAGCCCGTGGCACCTACCGTGCCATCGCCACGTTCGTGCGAAGAGTCACGCCTCGCAACAGAGCATCTTCCTCTCCTGTCACCACCTCGGGTGATGTTACGccggagggcgagcgccggTTCTTCAATGGCACTGAGGAAGTGGACTCACCGCAAGTCGCCACCGACAGCTCAACCCCTGCCAACGCTCCCTTTGCCGCCGAGGCTTCGGCTACGCAACAACAGGCTATTCCTGGAGATGACTTGGCTCGTCAGCTTGAAGACCTATCCACTCAGGACACAGCAGGTCGCACCGATCGCAGGTCCAAAAGAACGTCTATCATGATGCCTGCTTTAAAACCCGTGGATACGTCGTCTGCAACCTCGCCGTTGTCTCCTTCGCCCCTGTCCGCTACGTCGCGCCGATCTGTCTGGAGACATTCGACGTTCTTTGCCGGCTCGGGTACCGCGACGCCCGCTGACAAGGCGGCTCCCGTCAAGGAGGTTCCTGCCAATGTTGCAGGACCGCGCTTTGAGCTCCAAAAGGGCAAGCGggagaaggccaagccgGGTGAGGCGGGCTACAGTGGAGTGTATGCCGGTGCGAAC CCATTCACGGACCACATGAttcgcgagcgcgtcgacttTGATGGCGTGTGTCGCCCGTTGGAGCCTGAATCCGAGCTGGGTGCGATGACGATGCCCGCGGACGAGATCGGCATGATCAAGGCTGGTCCTGCTCTGCGATATGCGGAGGGCCAGTCCATCTGGGATCACAAATATCGCCGTCAaaggaggaaggtggcgaAGCGCCGTGAACACAACCTGGCCACCGCGAAAAGCCGCGATCTCAGTCACATCCTGAAGCACTGGGAAAACCGTGCTTCCCAACTGACGCCTGAGGAGCTTGCTGCCATTCGCAAGGATGCCGAAGAGAGCTCTCGGTCTCGTCAAGCTGCCAGCACATCTGCTGAGGTCGAGAGTGATACCAGCCCGGGTAGCTCCTCGGATGAACCGGGAGGCCACGCCGTACACCGAGCGTCCACGGTGCCCGATGAAACCTGGTATTGGCAATGGGCACTGCATAACGAGGCCCCTCCTCCCAGTGCAATTGTCAGCAGGCGCGATCTG CCTGAAGGGCGAAAGCTGGCTCTTATGGCCGATCGCATTGAGTCGAAGGACGGCTCCGGGTCGTTCACGCTTCCAATCTGGGTGGCTCTTAACTCGTTCTTCTCAGACGCATCTGATCGCAAGAAGGTACACGACGGCATGCGCAATGCAAAGAAGGCGGCGGATGCTAAGCACGGTAGCAAGACAGAAGCCTAG